The Parashewanella spongiae genome has a window encoding:
- a CDS encoding plasmid mobilization protein, whose amino-acid sequence MKSLEDKMARIEILLSDEEKSNLKLYCQSKGMTASHMLRTLINQSSPDMAFIANFQEVKTNKITVRLTSYNLQVLAKKAKAEGYVSQTNWATACIMSQLHQEPVLSADETQALRESNRQLAAIGRNLNQITKVLNIEFRDSDKITKEMIQLLEDKLTQHKQKVNALLTKNCQRWSINDESFSS is encoded by the coding sequence GTGAAGAGTTTAGAGGACAAAATGGCAAGGATTGAAATTCTGCTCAGTGACGAAGAAAAATCAAATCTCAAACTTTACTGTCAATCAAAAGGAATGACAGCATCACATATGCTTAGAACACTGATCAATCAATCCTCACCAGATATGGCCTTTATCGCAAACTTTCAAGAAGTGAAAACCAATAAAATTACTGTACGTCTTACTTCCTATAATTTACAGGTACTGGCAAAAAAGGCAAAAGCCGAAGGCTATGTCAGTCAAACCAACTGGGCAACAGCTTGTATCATGTCTCAACTGCATCAAGAGCCAGTGCTATCAGCGGATGAAACTCAGGCCTTAAGAGAATCAAACCGACAACTTGCCGCCATTGGACGCAACTTGAATCAAATTACCAAGGTTCTGAATATCGAATTTAGAGATAGCGATAAAATCACCAAAGAGATGATTCAACTACTTGAAGATAAGCTCACTCAACACAAACAAAAAGTAAATGCGCTTTTAACAAAGAATTGCCAGCGCTGGAGTATCAATGATGAGTCATTCAGCAGCTGA
- a CDS encoding relaxase/mobilization nuclease domain-containing protein translates to MMSHSAADSISDLLTGDVRTKSNRIKSSSRYTKKPPEVMVKISGYCYSSDHTKSHFDYITRNGKLELEDELGETYDDRNIIHQLACDWQELQTHSKRRTRHSTHLVLSMPDGTEPKAVKQAVRQFAKKTFAHNYQYVMALHTDTDSPHVHLTVKNLGFDGKRLHVRKGVPQVWREQFMCELERLGVAAEATPSLKKVNFRNKQVSTLAHENNSSETSIER, encoded by the coding sequence ATGATGAGTCATTCAGCAGCTGATTCCATCTCCGATTTACTTACGGGTGATGTTCGCACTAAATCAAACCGCATCAAAAGCTCATCTCGTTACACAAAAAAGCCACCTGAAGTTATGGTAAAAATCAGTGGCTATTGTTACAGCAGTGACCACACCAAAAGCCATTTTGATTACATTACTCGCAACGGGAAATTAGAACTTGAAGACGAACTGGGTGAAACCTATGACGATAGAAATATCATTCACCAACTTGCCTGTGACTGGCAAGAACTACAAACACATTCAAAACGCAGAACCAGGCACAGCACACACCTAGTTCTATCTATGCCCGATGGCACAGAACCAAAGGCGGTAAAGCAAGCCGTAAGACAATTTGCTAAAAAGACCTTTGCGCATAATTACCAGTACGTCATGGCACTTCATACTGACACCGACAGCCCGCACGTTCATTTAACGGTTAAGAACTTAGGCTTTGATGGTAAACGACTGCATGTTAGAAAAGGGGTACCACAGGTGTGGCGAGAGCAATTTATGTGTGAGTTAGAAAGATTAGGCGTAGCGGCTGAGGCTACGCCTAGTTTGAAAAAGGTAAACTTCAGAAATAAACAAGTCTCAACACTCGCTCATGAAAACAATTCTAGTGAAACAAGCATTGAGCGTTAA